From the Lathyrus oleraceus cultivar Zhongwan6 chromosome 4, CAAS_Psat_ZW6_1.0, whole genome shotgun sequence genome, one window contains:
- the LOC127136117 gene encoding uncharacterized protein LOC127136117, translating into MPPKNPIEDKNKKEAKPEIKLRYYQRMKKKDLNKNNFEKFLEIFKKLEINIPFFEELEQIPMYQKFMKDIISKKRTMGDKPITFIEKCSAVSQGRKIPTKQKDPGVVTIPYTIEDRTFKKVLIDSGASVSVMSLFIYQKLGIGKANNTWTNLKFAYHSIKHAYEIVEDNLVIIDEFSFPVDFVIMDMPEDENTLIILG; encoded by the coding sequence ATGCCACCTAAAAATCCTATTgaagataaaaataaaaaagaggcCAAACCGGAGATCAAGCTACGTTATTATCAAAGGATGAAGAAAAAGGATCTAAATAAGAACAATTTTGAGAAATTTCTTGAAATTTTCAAAAAGCTGGAAATCAATATTCCTTTCTTTGAAGAACTAGAGCAAATTCCCATGTACCAaaaattcatgaaggacataaTCTCTAAAAAGAGAACAATGGGAGATAAGCCAATAACATTTATTGAGAAGTGTAGTGCAGTGTCACAAGGTAGGAAAATCCCCACCAAACAAAAAGATCCTGGAGTTGTCACAATCCCATATACTATAGAAGACAGAACTTTCAAGAAGGTTTTGATTGATTCGGGAGCTAGTGTGAGCGTGATGTCGTTGTTCATCTATCAAAAACTTGGTATTGGAAAGGCCAATAATACATGGACAAATCTAAAATTTGCATATCACTCCATAAAGCATGCATATGAGATAGTGGAAGACAACCTGGTGATAATAGATGAATTTagttttcctgttgattttgtgaTCATGGACATGCCTGAGGATGAAAATACACTGATCATTCTTGGTTGA